A single genomic interval of Bradyrhizobium japonicum USDA 6 harbors:
- a CDS encoding sulfite exporter TauE/SafE family protein has protein sequence MRSNPAAFGTGAAIGTLGGLIGLGGAEFRLSLLINLFKFRGLEAVILNKATSLIVVATALPFRARAVPFSEIGAHWAIILNLLAGSLLGAYVGAAWATQLKSETLYKIIAVLLLLIAGVLLLAHDTAAGNVPPLTGAFLVVAGAVAGFFIGVVASLLGVAGGEFLIPTLILLFGAEVKLAGSLSLAVSLPTMLVGFARYSRDQSFSVLRANWLFMLAMAAGSMIGTFIGGLLLGIVPNSILLPGLAAILVISAVNVWRHE, from the coding sequence ATGCGAAGCAACCCCGCCGCCTTCGGCACCGGCGCAGCCATTGGCACCTTAGGCGGCCTTATAGGTCTTGGTGGTGCAGAGTTTCGTCTGTCACTGCTTATCAACCTGTTCAAGTTTCGCGGCCTCGAAGCCGTTATCCTGAACAAGGCCACCAGCTTGATCGTAGTGGCAACCGCACTGCCGTTTCGGGCACGCGCTGTGCCGTTTTCCGAGATCGGCGCGCATTGGGCGATCATCTTGAACTTACTTGCAGGCAGCCTTTTGGGCGCCTATGTCGGCGCGGCTTGGGCGACGCAGCTCAAATCCGAAACGCTCTACAAGATCATTGCCGTTCTACTGCTCCTGATCGCTGGCGTGCTGCTGCTCGCGCACGACACCGCAGCAGGAAACGTACCCCCGCTGACGGGCGCTTTCTTGGTCGTGGCCGGCGCGGTCGCAGGTTTCTTTATTGGTGTCGTGGCGTCGCTACTAGGCGTTGCTGGGGGAGAGTTTCTAATCCCGACTCTGATCTTGTTGTTTGGTGCGGAAGTGAAGCTGGCGGGCAGCCTTTCGCTTGCGGTGAGCCTTCCGACGATGCTGGTAGGCTTCGCTCGCTACAGCCGCGATCAAAGCTTTTCAGTGCTGCGCGCCAATTGGCTGTTCATGCTTGCGATGGCGGCGGGATCAATGATCGGGACGTTCATCGGCGGCTTGCTCCTGGGCATCGTGCCGAATTCAATTTTGTTGCCGGGACTGGCTGCGATCTTGGTCATCTCAGCGGTCAACGTTTGGCGACACGAGTAA
- a CDS encoding DUF6494 family protein: MTAEFDEDRFNMAIRKFLKHVGVTSQREIENLVRSGAVKGGALKLRMTLSAEGTPLKHVVEETVTL; the protein is encoded by the coding sequence ATGACCGCCGAATTCGATGAAGACCGCTTCAATATGGCTATCCGTAAGTTTCTGAAGCACGTCGGAGTTACATCGCAGCGCGAAATCGAGAACCTAGTGCGTAGCGGGGCGGTGAAAGGTGGCGCGCTCAAACTGCGAATGACCTTGTCCGCTGAGGGGACGCCGCTGAAACATGTTGTCGAGGAAACAGTCACACTCTGA
- a CDS encoding carboxymuconolactone decarboxylase family protein has protein sequence MGGYLRRGTAFGPALSELPILVTARELSQDYVWRSHAAAALQAGIKQEIVDAIADGRRPTGMSADEEICYDFSIELHRNKRVSDATYARMKDRFGERGVVDLTAVNGYYVMVAMVINATRIQVTDRSKLSRFPD, from the coding sequence ATGGGAGGCTATCTGCGCCGCGGGACGGCCTTTGGCCCGGCGCTGAGCGAGCTCCCGATCCTCGTCACGGCGCGCGAGTTGTCGCAGGATTACGTGTGGCGATCGCATGCGGCGGCGGCCCTGCAAGCCGGCATCAAGCAGGAGATCGTCGACGCCATCGCGGATGGGAGACGTCCAACGGGAATGAGCGCGGATGAAGAGATCTGTTACGACTTCTCAATCGAACTCCACCGCAACAAGCGCGTCTCCGACGCAACCTATGCGCGGATGAAAGATCGCTTCGGCGAGCGAGGCGTCGTCGACCTCACGGCGGTCAACGGCTACTACGTCATGGTCGCCATGGTGATCAACGCCACCCGCATCCAGGTGACGGACAGATCGAAGCTGTCCCGCTTTCCGGATTGA